Part of the Shewanella eurypsychrophilus genome is shown below.
CGGGTCTTCAACTTGCTCTCCAGTGACGAGAATGCGCTCAATTGCAGGTTGCTTGTCATTATCACCACTAGCTGGTGTCGATTGGGCGAAACAAAATGGACTAAAAATAGTGGTGGCTAAAACTGGAATTGCCAAATTCTTATATAGAAACATCATGGCGAGCTCATCTTTTTTTATGATTTCGCTCTTTATACACTGCTGTTTTCCACCGACAAGAGGTAAGTGCGCAGGTGCGGCAAAGGGTCACAGGCTGACGTGACCAAGATCACTGACCTCGTTGATATTTCGTCTATTTAATATGCAGCTAACAACTCAGTTTGCATCACCTCTCGCCACCAAGCCTGACTAGATTTAACTTGGGTATCAAGTGCTACAACCTGTCCCATTATGGGAGTCACAAGTTTAACATTTGCTGTTGCAGCTAAGGCCGTGATCCGCTCTAAGGGTTCATACCAACTATGAAATGCCAGATCGAAAGTGCCGTTATGTATCGGCATCATCTGGCGGCCTTTAAGGTCAATATGAGCTTGCAGGCTTTGCTCTGGAGTCATATGGATGGTCGGCCAATCTTTGTCATAGGCACCAGTTTCGACCATAGTGAGATCGAACGGCCCGAAGCGTTCGCCTATCTCTTTAAAGCCATCGAAGTAGCCAGAGTCGCCACTGAAATATAGCTTACTGTTTGGCGAGGCTATGACATAGGAGGCCCACAGGGTCTGGTTTTTGTCAAAGAGTCCACGTCCAGAAAAATGTTGAGTAGGGGTTGCAGTCAAGGTGACATCAGCAATTGTTACCGATTGCCACCAATCTAGGCTGGTGATTTTATCCGTGCTGACCCCCCATTTTTCAAGATGATTGTCTACGCCAAGAGGAACGACAAAATGGGCGATCTTATCGGCTAAGGTCTTGATGGTCTGTTTGTCGAGGTGATCATAGTGATCATGAGAGATAATCACCCCATCGATATCAGGCAATTCATTAAGTGAAATGGGTGTTTGGTGGAAGCGTTTAGGCCCTGCAAAACTAAAAGGCGAGGCTCTGTCGCTGAATACTGGATCGATAAGCCATCTCTGTCCCGCTATCTGGATGAAAATACTCGAATGTCCAAGCCTGATAACGGTATCTTGGTCTCGCGGGAGTTGTTCTAGAGAGTTAGCCGTTTGTTCAATGACAGGAATTGCATTTTTAGGTAGTGAGTCTACACGTTTCTCTGTTGCATAACGTAGCAACAGAGGAAGAATCGCAGTGTCTTCTGTGAAGTCTTTAGCCGTATTAATGTAACCACCATCTGCCAGGTGATGGGTGGCAGAAATCTTTGTTGTTTCGACTAAACCTGCGTTTGACTGTGTAGTGGCGAGCATAATGCCTCCGATGAGTAAGCCGATAATCAGTGTTGTTAGTTTCATAAATATGGAATCATTAAGTAAACTATACCGTGTAGTTTACTTAATGATTTTGAAAAGTAAACCGATCAGTGTAAAATAACTAAGCCGAACAACGGATACTCAAACTAAGAAACTGAAAATGATAGAAAAAAAATTATCTCGTAGTGAATTTAAGCGAAAAGCTATTATTGAAGCAGCTATGGCTGAGTTTGAGGCAAAGGGGTTTAAGGCCACGAGTATGGATGATATTGCTAAGCGGGCGGAGGTTTCAAAGCG
Proteins encoded:
- a CDS encoding MBL fold metallo-hydrolase produces the protein MKLTTLIIGLLIGGIMLATTQSNAGLVETTKISATHHLADGGYINTAKDFTEDTAILPLLLRYATEKRVDSLPKNAIPVIEQTANSLEQLPRDQDTVIRLGHSSIFIQIAGQRWLIDPVFSDRASPFSFAGPKRFHQTPISLNELPDIDGVIISHDHYDHLDKQTIKTLADKIAHFVVPLGVDNHLEKWGVSTDKITSLDWWQSVTIADVTLTATPTQHFSGRGLFDKNQTLWASYVIASPNSKLYFSGDSGYFDGFKEIGERFGPFDLTMVETGAYDKDWPTIHMTPEQSLQAHIDLKGRQMMPIHNGTFDLAFHSWYEPLERITALAATANVKLVTPIMGQVVALDTQVKSSQAWWREVMQTELLAAY